Sequence from the Ziziphus jujuba cultivar Dongzao chromosome 9, ASM3175591v1 genome:
cttcttgcataaatatatatacatatatattcaaaataaagtaGCAAGTGGAAATTAATATGCTATTCAACTTTAGATTTTGTAGCAAAGGAGATAGAAATCAGATCGCCACCATCAATTGCTAGAATCATGAAAACTTATCTGCAAGACTCAACAATTCCATCAATATCTCCATCTAAAGGTTTGATTTCGATTGAGATCAGAAATTCCACCAATtcttaatgtgtatatatatatatatatatatttcacttttCATATGCAAATTTGTTTGTCTTAAGCAAATTTGCTTCTTACTAATTGTCAGGGACAGTGAAGAACAAAAAACTTGTGAAGGAGAATGCTAAACCCAACATTAACAGAGCTTGTAATTCAGTTCCACGTCCTCGTGCTGTCTTATCCAGTCCTGGTAATAATCTATTATTTCAAAACCACTGCCACTTCTCAGCTGTTGAATTTGCATAAATTTGGTAATGTTTCtgattttcccttctttttttttttttcctcagatAATGATGGTATGATTGGAAGTAGAAATAAGTTAATCCATGAAAGATGTTCAACCTTGAAAGTGCGTAAAACGGGAGATGGGATATCTGTCCGATCTAAACTAACCCCAAGTGACGACGTCATCAAGGCTGAGATGACCTTGAATTTGAAGAACAACTTGGCAAAAAGCCCCGAGTCCGAGAAAGCATTCAAGAACAGGAAAATTCAAGAACCTCTGGTGAGAAGCCAGAAGAGAAGGCATGGAATTGGGAAATAGagtttaatttgaatttcactttaattattttcttttctgctGGGCATGAAGTGAATTAATTGGACATTTTGTCCAGtcataatttaatttcttcctTGTTAATTACGATTTTAAGTGTTGTCAATCTATTTCACACCATAACCCTTAATAAAGTTAAATTACCTTTGAAAGCTTTtgcttttctatttattttagcaaTAACTAATGTAACAAAGTTAAATTACATTTCGCAATAGCTAAGCTTCTGTTGTACTGCCCACCTCAAAGGATCataattccaaactttaatGGGGAATTATGATAATTAGGCCTGTCAAAAGTCTATCTTGTTTAAAAGTTTTGTAAATGTCAATAACTTAACGGCATTCTAAGAAATGTCTTTTTTCCTGATCAcctgttacatttttttttttttttttttctctctcgtTGGGCAGAAGTGGGTCCCACCCACCAATTGCCCAGCGCCAGTATGATTGGATGTAAGCTACCTTCCAGAGTTTTAGGGGTTAAGTTTAATTTGCATTATGTGTATGTAGCCTAAATAGCAGGCTCAAATAAGTAAAACTTTATCTTTTAttccttttaaaataatatctaccttttaataac
This genomic interval carries:
- the LOC107434227 gene encoding uncharacterized protein LOC107434227, producing MYPRLKVRAYEQEDCLSQRDVRKAGLLSIITTESPSIEAQAGSGSPPDFVAKEIEIRSPPSIARIMKTYLQDSTIPSISPSKGTVKNKKLVKENAKPNINRACNSVPRPRAVLSSPDNDGMIGSRNKLIHERCSTLKVRKTGDGISVRSKLTPSDDVIKAEMTLNLKNNLAKSPESEKAFKNRKIQEPLVRSQKRRHGIGK